The DNA sequence TTTCTCCAGGCGGGTGACCACGCGCGACAGGTGGGACAGTGTCATATCGGAGAGTTCCGCCAGTTCACTCATCCGCAGGCGACGGTCAGGGGCCATGGAGATCTGGGCGAGTGCGAAATAATCGAAGTTGCTCAGGCCGGAATCAGCCTTGAGCTGGGCATCCATCCGGGCGGGAAGCCAGACGCGCATGGACCAGATGTTGAGCCAGACATCCTGCTGTTCCTGGTTCAACCACACATTGTCTGAAACGGAGTCTGAAACAGAGTTCTCGCTTGTCATGTCAACCAATGATAGTGATCTTTGCTACCCTTCGCCCACCGATTGGCGGCTGGGATTATGGCAGCGGTATATCAGGACCCCTGACGGCGGGCCCGGCGCTCAAGTCTCTTCTGCTCCTTCTTCGCCTTCAACGCCTTGGGATCATCGGAAGCGATGAACGCACCTGCGGCCACGCCACCGACTCCTCCGAAGAGGTGCGCCTGCCAGGACACGCCCGGTTGAATGGGCAGGAGACCCCAGAACAGTCCTGAGTAGATGAAGGCCAGCGCCAGCCCCACAAGGAACTGTTTGAAATCACGGTTGAACAGGCCACGCACGATCAGGTATCCGAGCCAGCCGTAGATGAGCCCTGAGGCCCCGATGTGGTTAGTGCCCACACCACCAAACAGCCAGGTACCGATGCCGCCGAGGATGACTACGATCAGCGTGACCTCCCAGAACACCCGTTTTCCGCTCAGCCCGATGATGAAACAGAAGATGGCACCGGGCACGGTGTTGCTGATCAGGTGTTCAAAGTTGGAGTGCAGCAGCGGGGAGGTGAAGATGTGCCACAGTGCGCTGGTATCCAGGGGGTGGATGCCGAAATAATTCAGCCACCCTCCGGTGAGGATGGTGATGATATGCACCGCCCAGATCACCGCCACGAAACCGAGGGCGAACAACAGGCCGGTCTTGGTATAGGACCGGTCTTTCAGCTGCTGCCCCATCTGCGGGGTGCGACGCTGCCATGGTTTCATGGCACCACCCGTGTTGGGTGTGAAGCCGGGTGTTGATCCGAATCCTGTGTTGTTGTACGGGGAATTTCCGAAGTTGTTGTAACTCATGGGATCAGTTCTCGGTAGGTTGTCAGCCCGAGGCCCGGGCTGGCGGAGGTGATGGCATCAACGATGGCATCCTGCACGCAATCAGCGGCCGCTGCGCTCAAGGATGCCAGAAGTACGGTGTCCACGCCCGTTCCATCGCCGGTGGACAGGGCGAACAGAGTGTCCCCGTCCATGGGGGAATGTGCAGGCCGCACAGCACGCGCCAGGCCGTCATGGCCGGTCATGGCCAACCGTTTGGCCTGCGCCTTGGTGATCGGCGCATCGGTGGCGATCACCCCGATGGTGGTGTTCAACTCCCCTGCGGGGTGCGGCAGGAAAACAAGCTTGTCGACGCTCACCCGGTCACTTCCCGGCGCGCCATAAAGGTGGCCGGTGGTGGCATCAACCACCTCACCGACCGGGTTGGCCACTACAGCGGCGGCCACCACAAACCCGTCGATCTCCACCGATGCCTGGCCGAATCCACCGCGTAGTCGGCCGGCGGTGGCTCCGCTGCCTGCACCGATGCTGCCGGATATATCTCTGTCTTGTCCTTTAAGTGCGTTCTGCACGGCCTCATAACCGTGGTCGCGGGTGGGGCGGTTGGCGGGATCACCCACCAGAAGATCAAAGATGACAGCGGCGGGGACGATGGGCACGATCGGCCCCTCTCGGTCCGGTCCCAGCACCGGGAATCCAATCCCGCGTTCCTCCAGGGCCTGCATGACGCCGTCAGCGGCGGCGAGCCCATAGGCGGAACCGCCACTCAGGGTGACCGCATGGATCTGCTGGACGGAGTTGTGGGGTTCCAGGAGGTCTGTCTCCCTGGTGCCCGGTCCGCCGCCGCGGACATCCACACCGGCGTAGGCACCGGCGGGTGCCAGCACCACGCTCACACCGCTATCCCCCAGGGAAACGTGGCCGAGGTGGATGCCGGGGACGTCGCAAAGCATGCCCGTCACCGTTAAGAGCCCATCATCGCTTCCAGCAGGGATTCCTGGGCATAGGCCAACCACTGGACCAGATTCTCCCGGTCCTCTTCAGCTGCTTCACCGCCGCGGAGATCACCAGAGGCGAGATAGAGGCGGATGTCATTGAGGCCCGCGATCCATGCCTGGGCCTCCTCTTCATTCACGCTGACCGCCACATTGCCATCAGGGCCGAGGGCCTGGTTGATCGCCTGCAGGTTGCTGATCTTGGCCCGGGTGATGTCATTTTCATGGAAGGACCGCAACAGGGAATTATCGCCGTCGTATTCCTCATCGCCCTCCATTTCGAAATCAGGGAGCAGCCGGGCCAGAGCCGGGTCCTCGGGGGCGGCCTTATGTCCACTCGGGATTCCGGTCATCTCCGCCAGGGGATCCTTCGGGGCGGCCTGTGCACGCTGGATCAGCGCCTCCGACACCACCGCGGAGAGATTACCCAGCACCTCCCGTTCCATCGGTTCGAAAACACAGGTGTATCTGACGGCCCTCATGAGGACCTTCCGCTTCTTCCATGCCTGCATAGTTAGACCCCTACCCGCCCTGCTGCATCGTCGCCCACAGGCCTGCAATGTGTAATTTCTTCACGTCAGCTTCCACCTTGTCTTTCTCGCCGGAGCTGACCACGGCCTTGCCTTCTGTGTGCACCTGCATCATCAACTCGGTGGCCCGCTTCCGGCTGTAGCCCAGTGTCGTCTGAAACACGTAGGTCACATAACTCATCAGGTTCACCGGGTCATCCCACACGATGCACATCCAGGGCAGGTTCTCACTGGAGACCGTGTGCACATCCATCTCCACCTCGGGAGGGGCGGCAGGTGCAGACGGTGATGACAACACCGGCTGATTCTCCGGGGAGGACGACACCTCCGCATCTGGGCACGTGGACACCGATGACTGCCCAGCTGTGTCAGCAGTCCCGCGACGGTGGAAGTGAGGAAGGCCATTCATGCAGTTCAGCCTAGTCAACTACCCGGACACGGTGCAGGGTGGACCGACTTTTTACCTGAACCTCCCTGGGTAGCAGGCCTTTTACCTGCAGGTTTGATCACTTTCCCGCTGTTGGAGCTGCTGGCAGTGAGGTGCCTGCTCTGTTATCGTGATACGGATGATTCGATGATTTGTCGGATCCCTACGGTGGAAGGATACGACATGATGCGGGACCTCAACACCGAAATCACTGCGATTGTCCGGAAAATGGGGCTTGCCAATGGCAACCCTGTGGAGACGCTGAGTCGCCTTGTTCCGGTATTGTCCGTGGTTCTCACGCTCATCATCACGGTCGCCACAGTGCTCACCGGTCTGGATGATTCGGATGATGCCGGCCCTGATGAGCCCCCGATCGTGGTGCCGGTGGTCAATGAACAGATGCGCACAGATCTGGTCAGAGCCATCAACTATCACCGCATCGTGCCCGCCAGCTTTAATCTGGAACTCCACGCCAGCGCACAGGAGAAGGCAACGGACAACGCCACAGGGGGACGGCTTGGCACGGCCACCGCAGCTGAAAGTCAGATCGTGATGCTACAGGCACGCCAGAGCACTGATATCGCCAGCGTGGATGGGTTCCTCACAATGTGGATGGAGGACTACCCCAACTACGAAGTCCTGATGCATGAGGATAATGAATCCTTCGGAGTCGGCATCGCAGAGGCTAACGGCCAGACCTATGCTGTGGTGCAGTTCATGCAGCGCTAGGTTTTACGTAGGATCATAAGGATGAATCCCACTGCATCCTCCATCCCCCCACAGAGGTCAACGGCCCTGTTGACCGATAAATATGAGCTCACCATGCTCCAGGCGGCGCTGGCCGATGGTTCCGCACACCGTCAGGTTGCCTTCGAGGTGTTCAGCAGGCGGCTGCCCAATGAACGCCGTTATGGTGTGGTGGCGGGTACCGCCCGGGTTCTCCGTGCCGTCCAGGACTTCGTGTTCACCAAGGAGCAGCTCGCGGACCTGGATTTCCTGGATGAGCGCACCCTTGAGTTCCTCTCTAATTACAGGTTCACCGGCCAGATCGACGGATACCGGGAGGGCGAGCTCTACTTCCCCAACTCCCCGTTGCTGACCGTGCGCGGTACCTTCGCTGAATGCGTGGTGCTGGAGACAGTGATCCTGTCCATCATGAACGCTGACTCAGCAGTGGCTTCCGCGGCAGCCCGCATGGTGACCGCCGCCGATGGTCGCGCCATCATCGAGATGGGTTCCCGCCGTACCCATGAGTACGCAGCGGTGACCGCCTCCCGCGCCTCCTACCTCGCTGGATTCTCCGCCACCTCCAACCTCGAGGCCTCCTTCCGTTATGGCATCCCGGCCTCCGGCACGTCCGCCCACGCCTGGACCCTGTTGCACATCAACGAGGATGGCACCCCCAATGAAGCCGCCGCCTTCCGCGCCCAGATTGATGAACTGGGTGTGGACACCGTGCTGCTGGTTGATACCTACGACATCACCCACGGTGTAGAGACCGCCATCGAGGTGGCCGGCCCTGACCTGGGCGGGGTTCGCCTGGACTCCGGCGATCTGGGGGTGCTGGCCCGGAAGGTCCGCAAGCAGCTGGATGATCTCGGCGCCCACAACACCAAAATCGTGGTCTCCTCCGACCTGGATGAATTCACCATCGCCGGCCTGCGTGGTGAACCCGTGGATGTCTTCGGCGTGGGCACCTCCGTGGTCACAGGATCTGGTGCGCCCACTGCGGGCCTGGTGTACAAGATCGTCGAGGTGGACGGCCACCCGGTGGCTAAACGATCCCGCAACAAGGCCAGCAACGGTGGAGCCAAGAAGGCGGTCCGCACCCACCGTTCCACCGGCACCGCGATCGAGGAGATCGTCTACCCCTATCACGCAGAGAAGCCGGACACCGGCAAGCTGGGCACCCTGGAACTGGATATCCCCCTGATGCGTGACGGTGAAGTCCTGGACGGACTGCCCACCCTGGAGGAATCCCGCACGTATCTGGCCAAACAGCTGGTGTCCCTTCCATGGGAGGGCCTGGCGCTCTCCCGCGATGAGCCTGTCCTGCACACCCGCTTCGTGGGTTTTCCTGACGGGGCTTAATCCTCTACAACCTGCCGTTGACTCCACCGTTGAGATTAATAACGCACACCCCTCCCCTGCCACCACCGATCTCGGGGTAACCCCATCACCCAGGCCATCCGGACCACCCATGTCCACCCGCTCCGGATACCCCTCGTTGCTGCGCACGCACCCGTGGTTGAGCAGGCCGGTGAGTTGCAGGGGGATCTGGGGATTGGCGGCGAAGGAATCCCCGAACGAGACATAAGGCACAGGGATGTCCCCGGCCTGGGGGCGCGCATCCGGGTGCAGGTTGGTGGAAGTCTGGGTGCCCAACTCACCGCTGCGCTGACCACCGCAACCACCCGCGCCCCGCTGACTCCCACGTGTCATTCCTCGCCTGGCACAACCCGCCGTCAACTTCTTTTCTGCAAGGGCATGGGCCTTCGGCATCACCCCGCAGTGACATGGGGTTCCGCACCTGGTGTGCTCTTCTTAATCGGGGCTTTTCGTCCCCTGACCGGAGGCCGATACACTGAGACGGATGTCTGACGCCGATTCCACCACCACCCAGCAGTCCGCCACGGAAGAGCCCCTGAACGCCTCCACCGGGGAGCTGCTCACCGCCGCCGTCGAAGCTCTCGGTGGCGCCCGGCGCGCAGGTCAGGAAGCCATGGCGGAGGCCGTCACCAAGGCTTTCGACAACAAGCGCCATCTAGCGGTGCAGGCGGGCACCGGTACGGGTAAATCCCTGGCCTATCTGGTGCCGTCCATCCGGCATGCCCAGACCACGGACTCCACGGTGATCGTCTCCACCGCCACGATCGCGCTACAGCGGCAGTTGGTCAACCGTGACCTCCCGCGTCTCGCGGACACATTGGAGCCGCTGCTGGAGCGTCGCCCCACCTTCGCCATCATGAAGGGTCGCTCCAACTACCTGTGCATGAATAAGATCGCCCGCGAACCGGAGCCGGAGGACACCCTCATGGGTGAGGAGGATGTCTCCTGGCTGGGCAAACACATCGTGCGACTGCACGACTGGGCTAACGAGACAGAGACAGGCGACCGGGATGATCTTGATCCCGGTGTCCCCGACCTGGCGTGGAAACAGGTTAGTGTGACCTCCCGCGAATGCATCGGGGCATCCCGCTGCCCACATGGTGAGGAATGCTTCGCGGAGATCGCCCGTGCCACGGCGAAGGAATCCGACGTTGTGGTCACCAATCATGCGCTCCTGGCCATTGATGCGCTCTCTGATGCCAATGTCCTGCCCGAACATGATGTGGTGGTGATCGATGAGGCCCACGAACTCGATGGCCGCATCACGGCTGTCGCCTCAGCGGAAATCACCGTCAATTCGCTCAACCTGGCTGCCCGCCGCGCGGGGAAACTTGATTCCAATGGGCGCGAGGATAAGGTCACCGAACTGGCCGGTGACCTGGAGCTGATGCTGCAGACCATGCAGCCCGGCAGGTGGCGTGACATGGATGAAGGCTCCAAGGGCACGCTCGGGGCGCTGCGTGATGCCCTGTGGACGCTGCGTCAGCAGATTGCCGCCTCGCCGGAGGGTGAGGCCGCCAACGATCCCGAGCGCAACGCCGAACGACAGAACCTGGCCAATCACCTGCAGGAGATCCATGATTCCATCGTGCGTATCCTCGAGGTCTTCGAGGAAGAAGATGCGGCCAAACAGCATGACGTGGTCTGGCACAACCAGGATGACCGCCGGGGTGACTCCCTCAACGTGGCTCCCCTGTCCGTGGCGGGGTTGCTCCACCAGAAACTCTTCACCGACAACACCGTGATCCTGGCCAGTGCGACGCTGACCATTGGCGGCAATTTCAACGCCATGGCCAACAGTTGGGGGCTGCCGAAGGGCACCTGGGATTCCCTGGATGCGGGTACCCCGTTTGATCCGGCTAAGTCAGGGATTCTCTATACCGCCCGTCATCTTCCTGATCCGGGGAGGGATGGATTACCGCAGGAGACCCTCGATGAGATCTATGAGCTCATCATGGCGGCCGGGGGCAGAACCCTGGGTCTGTTCTCATCCAAGCGTGCTGCGGTTCAGGCGACCGAGGCGATGCGGTTGCGCCTGCCTTTTGATGTGCTGTGCCAAGGTGATGACAACACCGGTGCCCTGGTGAAGAAATTCGCCGAATCCGAGAACATCTGTCTCTTCGGCACCCTGACGCTGTGGCAGGGTGTGGATGTTCCAGGGAAGTCCCTGTCCCTGGTGTTGATCGATCGCATTCCCTTCCCCCGCCCAGATGACCCCCTCCTCCAGGCGAGGAAGGAAGCCGCCGATGCCGAGGGACGCAATGGGTTCATGGAGGTGGCCGCCACGCATGCGGCGTTGCTGATGGCGCAGGGTGCCGGCCGGTTGCTCCGGCATGTCACTGACCGTGGTGTGGTGGCGGTGTTGGATTCCCGCCTGGTCACCAAAAGATATGGCGGTTTCCTGCGTTCCTCCATGCCCCGGTTCTGGGAAACCACCAACGGCGCCACGGTGCGAGAGGCCTTGAAGAGGCTGGTCGCCGGTTAAACCCGCTGGTCAGTACCCGCCACTCACGCACAATCTCAGACCACGGCCACGACCGTCACTGAATTGGGTGCCACTTCGGTGAATCCGGCATCCCGAACCGGCACCGCACCCGGGGCAGCGACCCTATCCGCGAACTCCTCCGGCGGAACCTCCCGGACATGCAGCCTGAAATCTGCAGCCGCCCATTGCCGCACCCACGCAATCGGCTGATGCGCCGCCAGCAGCATGGAAGCATGCCCGACCTGAGCAGCAGCCTTCCCCAGAGTCATCTCCAGGGAGGCATCAATATAGATGATGGGGAAATCATCCCGGATGGGCTTCGGATCATCCAGCGGCAGTTCCGTTCCGGAGATCTGCAGCTTCCGGATATTCTCCGGAACCTCGCTGACCGCGCTGGGCAGAAACGCCCGCACCTGCGCCGAATCATCAGTCACCGTCACACCTGCCAGCTCCTGCACGCGGTCCCAGGCTGAGTTACGCGCCCTGCGCGCAACCTTCCTGATCAGGTGGTCATACCACCGCTCCAGCGCGGCGCGGAACCCGGGATCAGTGGTCACCCTCTCATCAAGACAAAGCTTGACGACGCTCCGAGCAGCCGCCTCCAACACATCCGTCCTCCGCGGCGGATCCGACTTCGGGATGTGGAGCACGATCTGCATGGCCTGAACCGTTCCCGGATCAGAGGGGTCCTCAGAGTGTGGGCCATCGGAAACCCGTGCCGCGAGGAGCGCGTGGGCGGTGACCAGAGGGGCGTCGTCAAGCATCTGTTTTTTAGTGCTCCAGTGGCACGCGGTGGTAGCTGCCGTCCTCGAGATCAGCGAGGTCGATCTCATCGCGGGAGATGCCCAGGATGTGGAGGACCTCATCCAGGAACGGGTGGTTCACGGAGGTATCGGCGATCTCCTTGAGAGCCGGCTTGGCGTTGAAAGCGATGCCGAGGCCCGCAGCGGAGAGCATGTCGATGTCATTGGCACCATCGCCGACGGCGACGGTCTGATACATCTTCAGGCCGGAATCGTCTGCGAACTCACGTAACAGCGTGGCCTTGGCCGCACGATCCACGATCTCCCCGATGACACGTCCGGTGAGCTTGCCATCAATGATCTCCAGGGTGTTGGCCCGGACATAATCCAGATCCAGTTCCTCAGCGAGGTCCTCCAGCACCTGATTGAAACCACCGGAAACCACGGCGGTCTTATAACCGAGACGCTTGAGAGTGCGGATGGTGGTGCGGGCGCCCGGGGTCAGGACGATGTCCTTGGCCACCTCATCGATGACGGAGGCGTCCAGACCCGCCAATGCCTTCACGCGCTCACGGAGGGACTCCTCAAAGTCCAGCTCACCGCGCATGGCACGCTCGGTCACCTCCGCGACCTCAGCTTCCTTGCCGGCATGCGCGGCAAGCATCTCAATGACTTCACCGGTGATGAGGGTGGAATCACAGTCGAAGCAGACCAGGCGCTTGGAACGACGCAGCAGGCCGGAACGCTCAATGGCAATATCCACGTTCAGTTCCGTGGTCAGAGCTGCGAGTGCCTTACGGATTTTCTGCGCGCCACCGGGGCTGGTGTCCGGGACGGTCACCTTGAGCTCGAGACCGGTGACCGGGTAATTCGAGATTCCGCGGATGGTATCAATATTGGCATCATAATCAGCGAGCGTCTGACCGATGCGGGACAGGTCGATGGCATCCACCGGATCACCCAGGACCACCACCACGTGGGAAGAACGCGGGCGCGAGGACATGACGGTGTCCTGCAGCTCCATCACCACTGTCTGACCATGCACCTTGAGAGTGTCCTGCAGTCCGTCAGTAACCGTTTCCACACGGCCGGGGGCGATCCCCACGAAGGCCGCCAGGCTGAGGAATCCTCGGAAAATGGACTGCTCAACATCGAGCACCTGGACCTGGTTCGCTGACAACACGCGGAAGAACGCGGCGGTTACGCCGGGGCGGTCCTTGCCACTGAGGGTGATCACTGCGGGGTGGTATCCCTCCCGCAGGGCAACCTGCTGCCCGGTGGAGGAGATATCGTTGTCGATCTGGGAAAGTTCAGTCACGACAGTCATTCTTTCATAGTTCAGGGGGAGGAAACGACATTGACCCCGGCAGAGAATCTACCGGGGTCATTGCAGTCGGAGGGGACTTGATTCAGCCCTTAACGTACTTCGCTTGGCGAAGGAGTCTGGGTGGTTTCTGCACGCAGGTCATGCTCGCCGACATGGGCCTCAAGGCGCATGCGCTCGATCATGTGCGGGTAGTGCAGCTCGAACGCAGGGCGCTCGGAGCGGATGCGAGGCAGGGAGGTGAAGTTGTGGCGTGGAGGAGGGCAGGAGGTAGCCCACTCCAGGGAGTTGCCGTAACCCCATGGATCATCCACGGTAACAAGCTCACCGTAGCGCCAGGACTTGAAGACGTTCCAGACGAATGGAATGACGGAGAGTCCGAGCAGGAAGGAGAAGATCGTGGAGATCTGGTTGAAGATGGTGAATCCATCGGAGTCCAGGTAGTCAGCGTAACGACGTGGCATACCCATGTTGCCCACCCAGTGCTGGATGAGGAAGGTGCCGTGGAAACCGACGAAGGTCAGCCAGAAGTGGATCTTGCCAAGACGCTCGTCGAGCATGCGGCCGGTCATCTTCGGGAACCAGAAGTAGACGCCTGCACAGGATGCGAACACCACGGTACCGAAGAGGGTGTAGTGGAAGTGCGCGATCAGGAAGTAGGAGTCAGACAGGTGGAAGTCCAGTGGTGGGGCTGCCAGCATGATGCCGGTCAGACCACCGAAGAGGAAGGTGGACATGAAGCCCACGGACCAGATCATCGGGGTCTCCCAGGTGATATGGCCCTTCCACATGGTTCCAACCCAGTTGAAGAACTTCACGCCGGTCGGAACCGAGATGAGGAACGTCATGAAGGAGAAGAACGGAAGGAGAACCGCACCGGTGACGAACATGTGGTGAGCCCACACAGCCATGGACAGGGCGCCGATGGACAGGGTCGCGAAGACCAGGCCGACGTAGCCGAACATTGGCTTACGGGAGAACACCGGGATGATCTCCGAGACGATGCCGAAGAACGGCAGCGCGAGGACATACACCTCAGGGTGGCCGAAGAACCAGAACAGGTGCTGCCAGAGGATGGAGCCGCCGTTGGCTGGATCGTAGATGTGGCCGCCGAGCTTGCGGTCGTAGAGAACACCCAGAGCAGCAGCGAGCAGCAGTGGGAAGATCAGCAGAGCCAGAACGGAAACAACGAAGATGTTCCAGGTGAAGATCGGCATACGGAACATGGTCATACCAGGTGCGCGGAGGCAGAGGATGGTGGTGAGCATGTTGATGGCGGAGGCGACGGTACCGATACCGGTCGCACCGACGCCGACGATCCACATGTCAGAGCCGAGGCCCGGGGAGTGGATGGAGTCAGAAAGTGGGGAGTACATGGTCCAACCGAAGTCGGCAGCACCACCCGGGGTCAGGAAGCCACTCAGCATCGCGATACCACCGACGGTGGTGATCCAGAAGCCGAAGGCGTTCAGGCGTGGGAAAGCAACGTCAGGCGCACCGATCTGGAGCGGCAGGACGTAGTTGGCGAAGCCCCAGACGATCGGGGTTCCGTAGAGCAGCAGCATGACAGTTCCATGCATGGTGAACAGCTGGTTGAACTGCTCATTCGACAGGAACTGAAGACCCGGGGTGAAAAGCTCTGCTCGGATAAGCAGGGCCATCAGGCCACCGAGGAAGAAGAAGCTGAAGGACATGATGATATACATGATGCCCAGCTGCTTGTGGTCGGTGGTGGTCATCATCATCCACGCTTTACTACCCTTGCGTGCATGGCCTGTCGGCTCGGGCCTCTGCGGGGCGACGTGCCCGTCGACCCTAGGCGCCACAGCGGTCATAGGTTCCTCCTGACTACGGGACGATCCATTCGGATTACCGATCGTCCTTTAACAACACTGCCTTATCCTAGGTGACAGGCAGGATCCGATGCCAGCCCAAAATGGCCGGTATGCAGCTAACTGTAACCCCTTGGAGGGCCCAGAAAAAATGTTTTAACTACATTGATTGACCTCCCCCTCGCCGACCGGTCGACGTTTCCCCCGCGGTTTCATTCAAACTTGTGAGGGGGTTCACATCCCAGGGCCATTTCACCTGCATGACGCACCCCTCCCCCACTCCCCCATCGGGGCCGGAATACCACCCCCCGTGTGGGCTCAACCTAAAGGTTGACACGGTCCCCGAGCTGGCAGATTCAGGGTCGGAGGATTGAAAAACTCTTGCATGATGAGCGGAAAACTTGTCATTCGTATTGCGGCCCGGGATCGTTCAGACAAGTGCCAACTGCGGATTCTCATCGGTTTTCCGGCAGGCCCCGATGAATGACAAGTTTTGCTCACGACTGCCGCCCCATATGCATAACGTGACAAGGGTTCCAGAAGATCACACCGTCTCGCTCTGCATAACCAGGCGTGCATCGTGGCGTACAACTCAGCTTAATGTTGTGATTCCTTATATATAGGTGGCAGTGGAACACTAAAAGGGCCGCATGCCCCTCACGACATGCGGCCCTTTCAATGATCACACTGGATTACTACTGTCACGCTTCCGGCGACAAGCCCCTACGATCCGACTGGTTTAGAAATCCCAGTCATCGTCCTCGGTGTTCTCGGCCTTCCCGATGACATAGGAGGAACCTGATCCCGAGAAGAAATCATGGTTCTCATCGGCATTCGGTGACAGGGCGGAGAGAATGGCCGGCGACACCTTGGTCTCATCCGCCGGGAACAGTCCTTCATAGCCCAGGTTGTTCAGGGCTTTGTTGGCGTTGTACCGCAGGAAACGCTTGACGTCCTCAGTCCATCCGAGATCATCGTAGAGATCCTCGGAGTACTGGGTCTCATTGTCATAGAGATCATAGAGCAGATCGAAGGTGTACTCCTTCAGCTCCTCCTGGCGCTCCGGGGATTCCTTGGCCACGGCCTTCTGATACTTGTAGCCGATGTAATAACCATGGACAGCCTCATCACGGATGATGAGACGGATGACATCCGCGGTGTTGGTCAGCTTGGCATGGCTGGACCAGTACATGGGCAGGTAGAAACCGGAGTAGAAGAGGAAGGACTCGAGGATGACGGACGCGACCTTGCGCTTGAGCGGATCATCGCCCTCGTAGTAGGCGAGGATGATCTTGGCCTTGCGCTGCAGAGCCTCATTTTCCTCAGACCAGCGGAAGGCATCATTGATTTCCGGGGTGGAGGCCAGGGTCATGAAGATATTGGAGTAGGACTTCGCGTGGACAGACTCCATGAAGGCGATGTTGGTGAGGACAGCCTCTTCGTGGAGGGACTCCGCATCCGGCAGGAGGGAGACGGCACCAACGGTTCCCTGGATGGTGTCCAGCAGAGTCAGACCCGTGAACACACGCATGGTGGCGCGCTTCTCCAGGTCGGTGAGGGTTCCCCAGCTCTTGATGTCGTTGGACACTGGTATCTTTTCAGGGAGCCAGAAGTTGCCTGTGAGTCGATCCCAGACTTCCAAGTCCTTGTCATCAGGGATGGAGTTCCAGTTGATCGCCACAACTGGCTTCGGATGGTTCTCGAGGTACGCCTCGTGGGTGCTCAGGTCAGCGTCAACAGCCATGGTTCGCCCTGTTCCTCTCTATACAAGAACGGTGGAAAACCGGATCCGAATCGCAGGCGGTGATGGCCACCTCACGCATAGTCCGGTACGTCTACGAGACTACTCGCCCCCGCGTGTACATGAGGGACTGACCCCTGAGGCCCGCACTCTTACCCTGGTGGCCCACCGCGGGGCGGTTAATTTCATCACAATTGCATATAGTTCAATGCCCCGGACCCCTGCTGCCGGACGGTGGTTCAATACTTCTGTGCCCTGTTCGCGTGTCGCGCTGAACTCAGATTGATTGGCCTGAATTATTGCGTTGACCTGTCCACTTAGACAAAGCCTTTAAGGTGATCCAGGCCCCCTTCAGGACTCCCGGTGCCCTCCCCGTTCCAGATTCAGCCACCCTGAAAAGACTGCAAAAATGCTGGTTATGGTGCGCTAACCTTTGC is a window from the Corynebacterium faecale genome containing:
- a CDS encoding MarR family winged helix-turn-helix transcriptional regulator produces the protein MTSENSVSDSVSDNVWLNQEQQDVWLNIWSMRVWLPARMDAQLKADSGLSNFDYFALAQISMAPDRRLRMSELAELSDMTLSHLSRVVTRLEKSGWVRRVPDPTDGRATVAVLTEEGWDKVVKAAPGHVEQVRRLIFDNLTDEELRVMGTAMEKIIAALDPPRMPRV
- a CDS encoding rhomboid family intramembrane serine protease; translation: MSYNNFGNSPYNNTGFGSTPGFTPNTGGAMKPWQRRTPQMGQQLKDRSYTKTGLLFALGFVAVIWAVHIITILTGGWLNYFGIHPLDTSALWHIFTSPLLHSNFEHLISNTVPGAIFCFIIGLSGKRVFWEVTLIVVILGGIGTWLFGGVGTNHIGASGLIYGWLGYLIVRGLFNRDFKQFLVGLALAFIYSGLFWGLLPIQPGVSWQAHLFGGVGGVAAGAFIASDDPKALKAKKEQKRLERRARRQGS
- a CDS encoding P1 family peptidase — its product is MLCDVPGIHLGHVSLGDSGVSVVLAPAGAYAGVDVRGGGPGTRETDLLEPHNSVQQIHAVTLSGGSAYGLAAADGVMQALEERGIGFPVLGPDREGPIVPIVPAAVIFDLLVGDPANRPTRDHGYEAVQNALKGQDRDISGSIGAGSGATAGRLRGGFGQASVEIDGFVVAAAVVANPVGEVVDATTGHLYGAPGSDRVSVDKLVFLPHPAGELNTTIGVIATDAPITKAQAKRLAMTGHDGLARAVRPAHSPMDGDTLFALSTGDGTGVDTVLLASLSAAAADCVQDAIVDAITSASPGLGLTTYRELIP
- a CDS encoding DUF2017 domain-containing protein, with the translated sequence MQAWKKRKVLMRAVRYTCVFEPMEREVLGNLSAVVSEALIQRAQAAPKDPLAEMTGIPSGHKAAPEDPALARLLPDFEMEGDEEYDGDNSLLRSFHENDITRAKISNLQAINQALGPDGNVAVSVNEEEAQAWIAGLNDIRLYLASGDLRGGEAAEEDRENLVQWLAYAQESLLEAMMGS
- the clpS gene encoding ATP-dependent Clp protease adapter ClpS, with the translated sequence MDVHTVSSENLPWMCIVWDDPVNLMSYVTYVFQTTLGYSRKRATELMMQVHTEGKAVVSSGEKDKVEADVKKLHIAGLWATMQQGG
- a CDS encoding CAP domain-containing protein, with the protein product MMRDLNTEITAIVRKMGLANGNPVETLSRLVPVLSVVLTLIITVATVLTGLDDSDDAGPDEPPIVVPVVNEQMRTDLVRAINYHRIVPASFNLELHASAQEKATDNATGGRLGTATAAESQIVMLQARQSTDIASVDGFLTMWMEDYPNYEVLMHEDNESFGVGIAEANGQTYAVVQFMQR
- a CDS encoding nicotinate phosphoribosyltransferase, with the translated sequence MNPTASSIPPQRSTALLTDKYELTMLQAALADGSAHRQVAFEVFSRRLPNERRYGVVAGTARVLRAVQDFVFTKEQLADLDFLDERTLEFLSNYRFTGQIDGYREGELYFPNSPLLTVRGTFAECVVLETVILSIMNADSAVASAAARMVTAADGRAIIEMGSRRTHEYAAVTASRASYLAGFSATSNLEASFRYGIPASGTSAHAWTLLHINEDGTPNEAAAFRAQIDELGVDTVLLVDTYDITHGVETAIEVAGPDLGGVRLDSGDLGVLARKVRKQLDDLGAHNTKIVVSSDLDEFTIAGLRGEPVDVFGVGTSVVTGSGAPTAGLVYKIVEVDGHPVAKRSRNKASNGGAKKAVRTHRSTGTAIEEIVYPYHAEKPDTGKLGTLELDIPLMRDGEVLDGLPTLEESRTYLAKQLVSLPWEGLALSRDEPVLHTRFVGFPDGA